From Deltaproteobacteria bacterium RIFCSPHIGHO2_02_FULL_44_16, the proteins below share one genomic window:
- a CDS encoding 1,4-dihydroxy-2-naphthoate octaprenyltransferase — protein sequence MEKVSTFQAWILASRPKTLTAAFAPLIVATALIASRGHSLVWWITLCALFVGVGIQIGTNLFNDVLDFKKGTDTHERLGPLRVTQAGLLSPKAVFIGACISYAVAVLFGLPLIFHSGWIILLIGFICLFLGYAYTGGSFPISYLWIGEIFVILFFGLTIIGGVSYLQTGTVGKETFLAGLQMGLLSTVMLAVNNLRDVEGDRKAQKRSFAVRFGVEAARKEIAFLCFAPFVLNFFWFVWGDIAAALLPFLVLPLAMKVTKGVFITEPSRTYNQFLAKGALLHLLFGIFLSVGLLLGSV from the coding sequence ATGGAAAAGGTGAGTACGTTTCAAGCCTGGATTCTTGCATCTCGACCAAAAACACTTACCGCAGCATTCGCTCCTCTGATCGTTGCTACTGCCCTCATTGCATCGCGTGGTCATTCTCTTGTGTGGTGGATCACTCTCTGTGCCCTTTTTGTCGGAGTCGGAATTCAGATCGGCACCAATCTTTTTAATGATGTTCTCGATTTTAAAAAAGGGACCGATACTCATGAACGTTTAGGTCCTCTGCGAGTGACACAAGCCGGTCTTCTTTCCCCAAAAGCTGTCTTCATCGGAGCTTGCATCAGCTATGCAGTTGCAGTTCTGTTTGGACTTCCTCTTATCTTCCATAGTGGATGGATTATTTTGCTGATCGGTTTTATCTGTTTGTTTCTTGGGTATGCTTATACAGGTGGTTCCTTTCCCATTTCCTATCTTTGGATTGGAGAAATTTTTGTCATTCTCTTTTTTGGTCTCACCATCATCGGCGGAGTCAGTTATCTCCAAACAGGGACAGTCGGGAAAGAAACATTTCTCGCAGGTTTGCAGATGGGACTTCTCTCGACGGTAATGTTAGCAGTGAATAATTTAAGAGACGTCGAAGGAGATCGAAAAGCACAGAAGCGTTCATTCGCAGTTCGTTTTGGTGTTGAGGCTGCACGAAAGGAAATTGCATTTCTCTGTTTTGCTCCTTTTGTTCTTAATTTTTTCTGGTTTGTGTGGGGAGATATTGCCGCAGCACTTCTTCCGTTTCTTGTTTTGCCACTTGCAATGAAAGTGACCAAGGGAGTTTTTATCACTGAACCGAGTCGAACCTATAATCAATTTCTTGCCAAAGGAGCTCTGCTTCATCTCCTTTTTGGAATTTTTCTCTCTGTCGGACTTCTTCTCGGATCAGTGTAA